The nucleotide sequence GAGTAGAAGATCACTGCGATCTTGGGTTGTGCCATGGTTCTTCCTCCTGATGCTGGCTCTGGACTGTGCGATCAGAAGGTAGGGCGCTTTGGCGATTTGTCGTGGTTGCTCGCCACCTCAGATGCATGCTCGGTCACCATACTGCGGGGATGGCCGCCGGCGTCCAAAGCTGCCCGGTGTGCCTAGCGCAACATGATGGCCTGTCCGGCGCTCGAGGGCGGATTCGGACTTTGGCTGCGGCGACGATCCAATCGCCCAGCAAAGGTGGAAGCCGACATTCGGAGCGGACCAAGGTCGAGGTTTGTTCTGCGCCGCCGCAAGGCCCCTCCGAGCCCTTAGTGGTGTTCGGACGCGTCCGCGGCATTCACCCGAACCCTCCAGGTGCAGCTGAAGGCGCGGCCCACACCGGTCATTCGGGCCATAGCACGTCACAGCCGCGTCAACCCTGTTTGCGGACACTCCAAAATGAGTGACCCTCCCGCACGGAAGCCAAGAATGGCTGCGCGAGTTCTAACCTATAGATCTCAGATAAGGCCGGAGCGGCGGGCGATCGCTGCGGCTTCGCCGCGAGAGCGGACGTCGAGCTTGCCGAGGATCGCCGACACATGGTGGTCGACGGTCTTCGGGGAGACGAACAATTGCTCGGCGATTTCGGCGTTGCTGCGTCCCTGGTCGAGAAGGCGGAGCACATCCATCTCCCGGCGCGTGAGGCCCGCGGGGTTAGCGCGGGTGGAGGCGCGCGGGCCGGCGACGCGAACGCCGTCGGCGTTCAGGTCGGCGAGGATGCGCTCGGCGACGGTGATCGCGCCGAGTGATCTGACGGTCTCCAGCGCGCGGCGCCGGGCGGTGGTGTCACCATCGAGCAGCGCCAGCGCCTGGTCGTAGGGGGCCCCAACCGCGGCCCAGGCCGCGGCGGCGGCCCGCCAGTCACCGACGAGCTGCAACCGCCAGGGCTCGGGCATCACCATCTCCCAAGACGGCAGTGATCGTTCGGGTGCCAGAACGCGCCGCCAGTGGAGCACGTCCGGGATCATCGCGGCGTCCTTCGCCATCGTGAGGCACCGCTCGAGATCACCGAGAGCGGCCTCCTTGTCCTCGAGGCCGAGCCAGGCGCGCTCGCCCATGATCGCTGCGTAGGGCGCGAAGCGCTGCGGCTCCGTGCCGCGCTGGAGGTAGGCGCGCAGGCCGGCGAGCAGCGGCTCGGCGGGGAGGCCGCGCCGAGTGTGGAGCCGCGCCAGCACCAGCATCGCCGGATATCCGAAATGGCCGGTTCGACTCGCCCCTTGCCTCCAAACGCCGTCGAAGCGGTCGACAACCCTCTGCGCCTCGGCGGCGGCCTCGTCCCACGCGCCCTCGCGCAGCAGGAGTTCCGCCTTCCAGCCCTGCATGTACCAGAGCATGTAGTCGATGCCGTGTTCGAGGCAGAACGGTATGCCGGTGTCCAGCGCCGCCCGAGTGCGGTCGCCGTCGAGGCTCACACATTCGAAGCACGCCAGATTGCAGTAGGCTCGGGCGGCGTCTTCGATGAAGCCGTGCTCGAGGGCGATGGACAAGCTGCGGTCGAGCATGGCGCGGCCCCAATCCAGATCTTCGCGCCAGAGCCCCATGTAGCCAATGTTGTTAAGGGCGTGGCAGACGATGTCGGGCCGGTCGAGCGCCTCGGCCAGCGTGATCGCCCTTTCCCCCCAACTCCGGGCTCCGTCCCTGTCCCACGCGAGCATCGCCAGCTGCGATAGGTTCGACCAGGCCAACGCCAGTTCCGGCCCGCCCAGGTCTCCCAGTAGCTCGACGGCCCGTAGGCCATGGGCGTCGGCGCCGCCGCGGTCCCCGGTCGAATAACTAAACCGCGACAACCGGCGCAGGCCATCGCCCTCGCGTAGCCGGTCGCCGGCCGAGCGGGCCAGCTCCACCGCCGCGGCCTGCGCCTGGACCGCCTCGGGGTTGCGCGCGCTGAGCTGGAAGGCGAGCGCCGCGTCGGCGTAGAGCTCGGCCCGCTCGTTGGCGGGCCAGCTGTCGGCATAGGCGAGTGCCGCTGCGAAGTGCTCGGCTGCCTCACTGTGGGCGCCCAGCCGGGCGGCCTCACGGCCGGCAAGCGGGGCGAGGTCGCGGACGGTGTCCGCGGCGGCGGCCTCTCGGGCGTGGTGCAGGAGCTGGGCGGTCGGAGCGTCGCCGCGACTCCGCAGCGTGTCGAGCGCCCAAGTGTTGAGGCGACGTCGGGCGACCGGCGACAGCGCGGCCTCGACGGCACGGCGGGCGAGCTCGTGGCGGAAGGCGAACCCGACGCGGCCGGAGGCTTCGAGGAGGCCCGTCGCGACGCATTCTTCGAGGCCCGCGGCGGTCTCCGAACCGCAGACGACCTCCAGCGCGTCGGTCTCGACCCGACGCGGGAAGATCGAGGCGCCGTCCAGCACCCGCCGCCCGGCCACGGTCAGGCGGTCGGCGCGGGCGAGCACGGCGTCCTGCACGCTCGGCGGCAGCGTCTGGCCGTGCCCGGCGCGCAGGAGCTCGGCGACGAAGAATGG is from Salipiger sp. H15 and encodes:
- a CDS encoding AAA family ATPase, whose product is MTGLLERDDQLARLDRLLAEAASGRGQVAALTGEAGVGKTTLAAAAIARAGDARVIRGACEDLSIPTPLGPLRDLAREAGWDLADAFDRHGQQFPLFSEALGVLDLPDRATLVVVEDLHWADDATIDFVRFLGRRVADSHILLVVTGRDDAAVGRARLRRALADVPPHLVERIALPPLTPAGVDQLARAAGRDAEALWRATSGHPFFVAELLRAGHGQTLPPSVQDAVLARADRLTVAGRRVLDGASIFPRRVETDALEVVCGSETAAGLEECVATGLLEASGRVGFAFRHELARRAVEAALSPVARRRLNTWALDTLRSRGDAPTAQLLHHAREAAAADTVRDLAPLAGREAARLGAHSEAAEHFAAALAYADSWPANERAELYADAALAFQLSARNPEAVQAQAAAVELARSAGDRLREGDGLRRLSRFSYSTGDRGGADAHGLRAVELLGDLGGPELALAWSNLSQLAMLAWDRDGARSWGERAITLAEALDRPDIVCHALNNIGYMGLWREDLDWGRAMLDRSLSIALEHGFIEDAARAYCNLACFECVSLDGDRTRAALDTGIPFCLEHGIDYMLWYMQGWKAELLLREGAWDEAAAEAQRVVDRFDGVWRQGASRTGHFGYPAMLVLARLHTRRGLPAEPLLAGLRAYLQRGTEPQRFAPYAAIMGERAWLGLEDKEAALGDLERCLTMAKDAAMIPDVLHWRRVLAPERSLPSWEMVMPEPWRLQLVGDWRAAAAAWAAVGAPYDQALALLDGDTTARRRALETVRSLGAITVAERILADLNADGVRVAGPRASTRANPAGLTRREMDVLRLLDQGRSNAEIAEQLFVSPKTVDHHVSAILGKLDVRSRGEAAAIARRSGLI